A window from Candidatus Latescibacter sp. encodes these proteins:
- a CDS encoding sodium:solute symporter family protein yields the protein MNFTWVDWLIIIGYLGATVSVGLYAKRFVSDLAGYLVAGRRLRIGLGTSTLIATELGTVTIMYMGQNGYQNGFAAMVMGIILLTAYLLVGRTGFIIEGLRQLRVMTIPEFYEIRYSRTVRILGGLLLFLGGTLNMGVFLKLDGVFLSHAMGFGDSAVAIIMIIMLVVVGLYTMFGGMLSVVFTDYMQFAVMTFGMFLATIFAFKAVSLHQVAHAVTQSLGSAGFNPFTNDNLGWTFVFWMLLSNFAAASLWAPGVARALSAESPKTGKRIFTISSLTFAGRAMIPMFWGVIALTLYPGLTGENSMAAMPRMLGAILPTGVLGILIAGMLAASMSTYSSYLLAWASVITRDVIALLLGGRLSEKVVMNITRVWVALIGIYLVLFGLLYTMPDIALKYIYITGNIYTAGALSAIGFGLYWRKANNIGAYASLVTGAIAPIAFLVLSGMKSTLPPSLAWLTNSNFSGFASFALGAAGMVAGSLLTQKRYPPRDITPLLTKER from the coding sequence ATGAATTTTACCTGGGTTGATTGGCTGATTATCATTGGATATCTGGGCGCCACAGTATCAGTTGGTCTTTACGCTAAAAGATTCGTTTCCGATCTTGCAGGATATCTGGTTGCCGGCAGGCGTCTAAGGATCGGGCTCGGCACCTCAACCCTCATTGCTACCGAACTCGGCACTGTCACAATTATGTATATGGGCCAGAACGGCTACCAGAACGGGTTCGCAGCCATGGTGATGGGGATTATCCTGCTCACCGCCTACCTGCTGGTGGGCCGCACCGGGTTCATCATCGAGGGACTGCGGCAGCTACGGGTCATGACCATCCCGGAGTTTTATGAAATCCGATACAGTCGCACCGTGCGTATCCTCGGGGGATTACTCCTGTTCCTGGGCGGCACTTTGAATATGGGTGTGTTTCTCAAGCTGGACGGTGTATTTTTGAGCCATGCCATGGGGTTCGGCGACTCGGCGGTGGCGATCATCATGATTATCATGCTCGTGGTGGTGGGACTCTACACCATGTTCGGCGGCATGCTCAGTGTAGTGTTTACCGATTACATGCAGTTCGCGGTGATGACCTTCGGCATGTTCCTCGCCACCATCTTCGCGTTCAAGGCGGTTTCTCTGCACCAGGTCGCGCATGCGGTTACCCAGAGCCTGGGCTCCGCCGGGTTCAATCCTTTCACCAACGACAACCTGGGATGGACCTTCGTTTTCTGGATGCTTCTCTCTAATTTCGCCGCCGCCTCGCTCTGGGCGCCGGGTGTTGCCCGGGCGCTTTCTGCGGAAAGCCCAAAGACCGGCAAACGGATATTCACCATCTCCAGCCTCACATTCGCGGGACGGGCCATGATTCCAATGTTCTGGGGTGTCATCGCACTCACACTCTATCCTGGGCTGACCGGTGAAAATTCCATGGCGGCTATGCCGCGGATGCTTGGCGCGATCCTGCCCACCGGTGTGCTCGGCATCCTCATCGCCGGAATGCTCGCGGCGTCCATGTCTACCTACTCCTCCTACCTGCTGGCCTGGGCATCGGTCATCACCCGCGATGTCATCGCCCTCCTCTTAGGCGGCCGTCTCTCCGAGAAAGTGGTCATGAACATCACCCGGGTCTGGGTGGCTCTCATCGGCATTTATCTTGTACTGTTCGGTCTTCTCTACACCATGCCGGACATCGCCCTAAAGTACATTTACATCACCGGAAACATCTACACCGCCGGCGCCCTCTCCGCCATCGGCTTCGGCCTTTACTGGCGGAAAGCCAACAATATCGGCGCCTATGCCTCGCTCGTAACCGGCGCGATTGCCCCGATAGCTTTCCTCGTGCTTTCCGGAATGAAATCGACGCTGCCTCCGTCGCTGGCCTGGCTGACAAATTCAAATTTTTCCGGATTTGCTTCGTTCGCTCTCGGCGCGGCAGGCATGGTGGCCGGATCGCTCCTGACCCAGAAGCGTTATCCGCCCAGGGACATCACCCCATTACTCACAAAGGAGCGCTGA
- the accD gene encoding acetyl-CoA carboxylase, carboxyltransferase subunit beta gives MSWFDTMKRNFRIGDEKDVPGGIWMKCEECGAILLKERVIQNLWICDKCEYHFRITPNDYINLIFDKNSFVETNRTMRDVDFLKFVDTKKYSARISAARSETGENSAIKTGIGKIYGKPAAAGIMDFRFIGGSLGSVVGEKIIRVMNDAIDKKLPVIMITQSGGARMQESTTALMQMAKTSAAVGLLAKAKLPYIVVMTNPTSGGVTASFAMLGDVHLAEPKAFIGFAGPRIIKAALKCELPEGFQKTDFVFEHGYCDRIVSRQNLKDEISKILSLFMD, from the coding sequence ATGTCCTGGTTTGATACCATGAAAAGGAATTTCCGCATCGGCGATGAGAAAGATGTTCCCGGCGGAATATGGATGAAATGTGAAGAGTGCGGCGCCATCCTGCTCAAGGAGCGGGTAATCCAGAACCTTTGGATTTGCGATAAGTGCGAGTATCATTTCAGGATAACGCCCAACGATTATATCAACCTGATTTTCGATAAAAATTCGTTTGTCGAAACCAACCGCACCATGCGGGATGTGGATTTTCTCAAGTTCGTCGATACCAAAAAATATTCGGCTCGGATCAGCGCCGCCCGCAGCGAAACGGGGGAGAATTCCGCCATCAAAACCGGCATCGGCAAGATTTACGGTAAACCGGCGGCAGCAGGGATTATGGATTTCCGGTTCATAGGCGGCAGCCTCGGTTCCGTGGTGGGGGAGAAGATCATTCGTGTGATGAACGATGCTATTGATAAAAAACTTCCAGTGATTATGATAACCCAGTCCGGCGGCGCCCGCATGCAGGAAAGCACCACCGCACTCATGCAGATGGCAAAAACTTCGGCTGCTGTGGGACTTCTTGCCAAGGCGAAGCTGCCCTATATTGTGGTTATGACTAATCCCACCTCAGGCGGAGTGACTGCATCATTCGCCATGCTGGGAGATGTTCATCTGGCCGAACCGAAAGCCTTTATTGGTTTCGCCGGTCCACGGATTATCAAAGCAGCCTTGAAATGCGAACTGCCCGAAGGATTTCAGAAGACCGATTTTGTTTTCGAGCATGGCTACTGCGATCGTATCGTATCCCGCCAAAATCTGAAAGACGAGATTTCAAAAATACTTTCGCTTTTCATGGATTAA